The following coding sequences lie in one Miscanthus floridulus cultivar M001 chromosome 9, ASM1932011v1, whole genome shotgun sequence genomic window:
- the LOC136482130 gene encoding disease resistance protein RGA5-like produces the protein MELAVAALGSLLPKLATLLTDEYKLQKGVRGEIRFLKAEMESMQAALDRVSKLPPQQIDDLHNIWVRDLKELSYDIEDSVDSFMLRVDAPSCAKPKSFRRFFDRTIGLLTKAKARHHIADDIQDIRSRIQEVTGRRERYRFPEVAVQPENTEMDPRLPALYEDVKNLVGIEGPSEKLTALLMQGEGAQKQQLMAVSIVGVGGLGKTTLANSVYQRIRGEFQSQAFVSVSLKPDIKKIFSSILRQVSGGEYPNAEAWTHTELIDTIRQILEKKRYIIVIDDVWGESAWTQIKCSLTENSLGSRVIVTTRKTDVVKFSCSSIDGTLCELDPLSYEDSKKLLCKRVLNENEEMHSELEDVSRKILEKCGGIPLAIITTASLLASRPNKTKYEWYTVYNSMGSGLQKDKSLENMRGILYLSYSDLPSYLKPCLLYLSMFPEDFEIRSDDLVRLWIAEGFIDEKQGSNLYDLGERYFIELVNRSMIQPLYKKDGSPRACRVHDMILDLIISLSSQENFVTILEGPCHISSACNIRRLSLRGSKSNSKEEQMIFPATVNISHVRSVVAFGDAVEWVPPMSRFPVLRVLAFKSRSRNNIHPKDLGSMQHLRYLELGGDLKTELLEGIGNLKLLRTLDLWGPFKGELPASISQLRQLENLLTANMVKFPDGTGNLISLHELLCLSLDESPNTLAELGNLTKLRVLTVGGLDKNQSYVKTFLQALSNLVNLRRLVFFGDGTCSLDYMPDQWRGPARLQSFHGDLVTFSQVPWWFSSLSELSSLSMRVNLLRQEDLKLLGALPVLRFLDLVIDAHGTTTEEQLVVGADHPFRSLAEFKFMHYTRCWLEFARGVMPKLQRLELVLEARSREGGGFDIGLENLASLTHVTVKVDCDGARMKEVEDVEYKVRDALDMHPNHPTLKLSRHYEGRMIKDEDKDGHEVLEESDEDWEYMMKDENKDGQEESEES, from the exons ATGGAGCTCGCCGTGGCGGCCCTGGGCAGCCTCCTCCCCAAGCTTGCCACACTCCTCACAGATGAGTACAAGCTGCAGAAGGGAGTCAGGGGGGAGATCAGGTTCCTGAAAGCTGAAATGGAGAGCATGCAGGCTGCTCTCGACAGGGTGTCCAAGCTGCCGCCTCAACAGATCGATGATCTTCACAACATTTGGGTGAGGGACTTGAAGGAGCTGTCCTATGACATTGAGGACAGTGTTGACTCTTTCATGCTCCGAGTCGATGCCCCTAGTTGTGCCAAGCCAAAGAGCTTCAGAAGGTTCTTTGACAGGACCATCGGCCTATTGACAAAAGCCAAGGCTCGGCATCATATCGCCGATGACATCCAAGACATCAGGAGCCGCATCCAAGAGGTTACTGGTAGGCGAGAAAGGTACAGATTTCCAGAAGTTGCAGTGCAGCCAGAGAATACAGAAATGGATCCTCGGTTGCCTGCTCTCTACGAAGATGTAAAGAACCTGGTTGGTATTGAAGGCCCTTCAGAGAAGCTCACTGCTTTGCTAATGCAAGGGGAGGGTGCACAAAAACAGCAGCTAATGGCTGTCTCTATTGTCGGAGTTGGAGGCCTTGGGAAAACAACTCTTGCAAATTCGGTGTATCAAAGAATCAGAGGAGAATTTCAGTCTCAAGCTTTTGTTTCAGTCTCCCTTAAGCCAGATATAAAGAAGATCTTCAGCAGCATACTACGGCAGGTTAGTGGAGGAGAGTACCCCAATGCTGAAGCATGGACTCATACTGAGCTTATAGATACAATCAGACAAATACTTGAGAAAAAGAG GTACATTATTGTAATTGATGATGTATGGGGAGAGTCTGCATGGACACAGATAAAATGTTCTCTAACTGAAAACAGTCTTGGTAGCAGAGTCATTGTAACAACCCGGAAAACTGATGTGGTAAAATTTTCTTGCTCGTCCATTGATGGTACACTGTGTGAACTAGATCCCCTCTCTTATGAGGACTCAAAAAAGCTGCTGTGTAAAAGGGTACTCAATGAAAATGAGGAAATGCATTCCGAATTAGAGGATGTATCACGGAAAATTTTGGAGAAATGTGGTGGTATACCATTAGCTATCATTACTACAGCTAGTTTGTTGGCTAGTAGGCCAAACAAAACAAAGTATGAATGGTATACTGTATACAATTCAATGGGTTCTGGACTTCAGAAGGACAAGAGCCTTGAGAACATGAGAGGGATTTTGTATCTTAGTTATTCTGATCTGCCCTCCTATCTAAAGCCGTGTTTACTGTATCTAAGCATGTTCCCTGAGGATTTTGAGATTCGAAGTGATGATTTGGTTAGGCTTTGGATAGCAGAAGGTTTCATCGATGAAAAACAGGGGAGTAATTTGTATGATCTTGGAGAGAGGTACTTCATTGAGCTCGTCAACAGAAGCATGATTCAACCACTATATAAAAAGGATGGTAGTCCAAGAGCTTGTCGAGTACATGATATGATACTTGATCTCATTATTTCCCTCTCATCTCAAGAAAATTTTGTCACCATACTAGAAGGTCCGTGCCACATATCTTCAGCATGCAATATTCGACGATTATCTCTGCGAGGCAGCAAGAGCAATAGCAAGGAAGAACAAATGATTTTCCCAGCAACAGTGAACATATCCCATGTCAGGTCAGTCGTTGCTTTTGGTGATGCCGTTGAGTGGGTGCCACCTATGTCAAGGTTTCCAGTTCTCCGTGTTTTGGCTTTCAAAAGTCGGTCCAGAAACAATATCCACCCTAAGGATCTAGGAAGTATGCAGCACTTGAGATACCTTGAACTAGGAGGTGATCTCAAAACAGAGCTTCTAGAAGGAATTGGGAACCTAAAGCTTCTCAGGACATTGGATCTTTGGGGCCCATTCAAAGGAGAATTGCCAGCTAGCATTAGTCAGCTACGACAACTTGAAAATCTGTTAACTGCTAATATGGTGAAATTTCCAGATGGAACTGGGAATCTAATATCCTTACACGAGCTGTTATGTCTATCTCTGGACGAATCACCAAATACTTTGGCTGAACTTGGTAACCTTACTAAACTCCGAGTGCTGACAGTAGGTGGCTTAGATAAAAACCAGAGTTACGTGAAGACATTTCTACAGGCCTTATCCAATCTAGTCAACCTTCGCAGACTAGTTTTTTTTGGAGACGGAACATGCTCCCTAGATTACATGCCAGACCAATGGAGGGGCCCTGCACGTCTCCAAAGCTTTCATGGGGATTTGGTAACCTTTTCCCAGGTGCCCTGGTGGTTTTCCTCCCTCTCTGAACTCTCCAGCTTGTCCATGCGGGTCAATCTACTAAGACAGGAGGATCTCAAACTGCTTGGAGCTTTGCCGGTGCTACGTTTTCTTGATCTAGTAATAGATGCCCATGGCACCACCACCGAAGAACAGTTGGTGGTTGGTGCTGATCACCCCTTCCGCTCTCTAGCAGAGTTTAAGTTTATGCACTACACAAGATGTTGGCTGGAGTTTGCTCGAGGAGTGATGCCAAAGCTTCAAAGGCTTGAGTTAGTCTTGGAAGCACGGAGCAGGGAAGGTGGTGGTTTTGATATTGGCTTGGAGAACCTTGCTTCACTTACACACGTCACCGTCAAGGTTGACTGTGATGGTGCCCGGATGAAGGAGGTGGAGGATGTCGAGTACAAGGTCAGGGATGCACTCGACATGCATCCGAACCATCCAACGCTCAAGCTTTCAAGACATTATGAAGGGCGAATGATAAAGGATGAGGACAAAGATGGTCACGAGGTGTTAGAGGAAAG TGATGAAGACTGGGAGTATATGATGAAGGACGAGAACAAAGATGGTCAGGAGGAGTCCGAGGAAAG TTAA